In the genome of Ignavibacteriota bacterium, one region contains:
- a CDS encoding leucine--tRNA ligase — translation MKYPHREIEKNWQKFWEDNKIFKTDLSDLEKKLYTLVMFIYPSGSKTHIGHWYNYAPTDSWARFKKLRGFNVFEPMGYDAFGLPAENYAIKTGVHPQDSTLQNISDIREQLKTMGCMYDWDAELMTCVPEYYKWNQWLFLKLYENGLAYRKKAPVNWCPSCQTVLANEQVQNDGTCERCGTNVEQKNLTQWFFKITNYADELLDGLNKIDWPEKTKIMQRNWIGKSIGAEIKFKVDKYDEEFIVFTTRPDTLFGATYMVLSPEHPLVNKITTLPQKQEVIDYQEKVKNLSEIDRTSTVKEKTGAFTGSYAVNPANNKKIPIWIADYVLMTYGTGAIMAVPGQDERDWEFAEKFDLPIIRTVQPKEGFEGKAFTEDGPAINSEFLNGLNVAEAKKKMIDWLVENNLGKAKVNYRLRDWLISRQRYWGTPIPIIHCESCGEVPVPFENLPVELPYKVEFKHDGGSPLAGNLEFVNTACPKCGKPAKREVDTMDTFVDSSWYYLRYLNPKISDKIFDNNLADKWTPVDTYVGGAEHATMHLLYARFIHKFLRELKLINSDEPFQRLIHQGTITNQGAKMSKSKGNVVDPGIFTSEYGSDVFRMYLMFMGPYDLGGDWSDKGIVGVDRFVQRSYTLFQNNENVLKENPPKDLYLMSELSDTEKDVYRKVNQTLDKYDGELENFRFNVVIAYLMELLNELSKSLPNCRKDIAAFALERFAYLLAPIAPHLGEECWKLLGNDNSIYQTKQQYSVDKDALVVDEVTVVVQVNGKIRAKLNLPVDTEESKVKETAFADENVKVHTDGKTVVKEIYIKNKIYNIVVK, via the coding sequence ATGAAATATCCACATCGAGAAATTGAAAAAAATTGGCAGAAATTCTGGGAAGATAATAAAATATTTAAAACAGATCTTTCCGATCTTGAAAAAAAATTATATACACTTGTAATGTTTATTTATCCTTCCGGTTCTAAAACTCATATTGGACATTGGTATAATTATGCTCCAACGGACTCTTGGGCAAGATTTAAAAAGTTAAGAGGATTTAATGTTTTTGAACCAATGGGTTATGACGCTTTTGGTTTGCCTGCCGAAAATTATGCAATCAAAACAGGTGTTCATCCTCAGGATTCCACACTTCAAAATATAAGTGATATTAGAGAACAGTTGAAAACTATGGGCTGTATGTATGATTGGGATGCTGAGTTAATGACTTGTGTTCCTGAATACTATAAATGGAATCAATGGCTTTTTCTAAAACTATATGAAAATGGTTTAGCTTATAGAAAAAAAGCTCCCGTGAATTGGTGTCCATCCTGCCAAACTGTTTTGGCTAATGAACAAGTGCAAAACGATGGAACTTGTGAACGCTGCGGAACTAATGTTGAACAGAAAAATTTAACTCAGTGGTTTTTTAAAATTACAAATTATGCCGACGAACTTTTGGATGGCTTGAATAAAATAGATTGGCCTGAAAAAACTAAAATTATGCAGCGAAATTGGATCGGAAAAAGTATTGGCGCTGAAATAAAATTTAAAGTTGATAAATATGATGAAGAATTTATTGTGTTTACAACAAGACCGGATACTTTATTCGGCGCGACTTATATGGTTCTTTCTCCGGAACATCCTTTAGTCAATAAAATTACAACTTTACCGCAAAAGCAGGAAGTTATTGATTATCAGGAAAAAGTTAAGAATTTATCAGAGATTGACAGAACCTCAACGGTAAAAGAAAAAACGGGAGCATTTACAGGTTCATATGCGGTAAATCCCGCAAATAATAAAAAAATTCCAATTTGGATTGCGGATTATGTTTTGATGACGTATGGAACCGGCGCAATAATGGCTGTTCCGGGTCAAGATGAGCGAGATTGGGAATTTGCCGAAAAGTTTGATTTGCCGATTATCAGAACAGTTCAGCCAAAAGAAGGTTTTGAAGGAAAAGCATTTACCGAAGATGGTCCGGCAATAAATAGTGAATTTCTTAACGGATTAAATGTTGCCGAAGCAAAGAAAAAAATGATCGATTGGCTTGTTGAAAATAATTTAGGTAAAGCTAAAGTTAATTATAGATTAAGAGATTGGTTAATTTCCCGACAGAGATATTGGGGAACACCGATTCCGATTATACATTGTGAAAGCTGCGGAGAAGTTCCCGTACCTTTTGAAAATCTTCCTGTCGAACTTCCTTATAAAGTAGAATTTAAACATGACGGCGGTTCTCCGCTTGCCGGAAATTTAGAGTTTGTGAATACTGCTTGTCCAAAATGCGGCAAACCGGCTAAAAGGGAAGTTGATACAATGGATACGTTTGTAGATTCATCATGGTATTATTTACGCTACTTAAATCCTAAAATAAGCGATAAAATATTTGATAATAATTTAGCAGATAAATGGACTCCGGTTGATACATATGTCGGCGGTGCAGAACACGCGACAATGCATTTACTTTACGCCAGATTTATTCATAAGTTCCTTAGAGAATTGAAATTAATCAATAGTGATGAACCTTTTCAACGATTGATTCATCAAGGTACTATTACAAATCAAGGCGCAAAAATGTCTAAATCAAAAGGGAATGTTGTTGATCCCGGAATTTTTACGAGTGAATACGGCTCCGATGTATTCAGAATGTATTTGATGTTCATGGGTCCTTATGATTTAGGAGGAGATTGGAGCGACAAAGGTATTGTTGGTGTTGATCGTTTTGTTCAAAGATCTTATACGCTTTTCCAGAATAATGAAAATGTGTTGAAAGAAAATCCGCCAAAAGATCTTTATTTGATGAGTGAATTATCCGATACGGAAAAAGATGTTTACAGAAAAGTTAATCAAACTTTAGATAAATATGACGGCGAGTTAGAGAATTTTCGATTTAACGTTGTAATAGCTTATTTAATGGAATTGTTAAATGAATTGTCTAAATCATTGCCGAATTGCAGAAAAGATATTGCCGCTTTTGCCTTGGAAAGATTTGCTTATCTATTAGCGCCAATCGCTCCGCATTTAGGTGAAGAATGCTGGAAACTGCTAGGAAATGATAATTCTATTTATCAAACCAAACAGCAATATTCTGTTGATAAAGATGCATTGGTTGTTGATGAAGTTACTGTGGTTGTTCAAGTTAATGGAAAGATTAGAGCAAAACTAAATCTGCCTGTTGATACTGAAGAATCTAAAGTAAAAGAAACAGCTTTTGCGGATGAAAATGTTAAAGTCCATACAGATGGTAAAACAGTAGTTAAAGAGATTTACATAAAAAATAAAATTTATAACATTGTTGTAAAATAA
- the serS gene encoding serine--tRNA ligase, translating to MLDIKLIRENPEFVNKGLESKNVKNGIDEIIGLDSSRREKLQLVEELKAKRNSASQEIGKLKKNGQNADAIMAEMKQVGEEIKILDDELKEINENLQDKMKRLPNLPHLSVPIGKSAEDNVEVRQWLPEGFEKSPVEKPLNHLELGMKLGILDFERGAKISGSGFPVYVGKGATLERALINFMLDYHIENHGYKEIFPPFMVNSDSMYGTGQLPKMQEDMYYAERDDLYMIPTAEVPVTNLHRDEILNEDQLPVNYVAYSACFRREAGSYGKESKGFLRVHQFNKVEMVKIVNPEGSYNELEKLVSDAQDILQELKVPYRILMLCSGDLSFSAAKCYDIETWSPAENKWLEASSCSNFESFQARRANIKFRKKDDKKIEFVHTLNGSGLATSRLMVSILENNQTPEGKVIVPKVLQKYTGFNLIG from the coding sequence ATGTTAGACATAAAATTAATTAGAGAAAATCCAGAGTTTGTAAATAAAGGTTTAGAAAGTAAAAATGTTAAAAACGGCATAGACGAAATAATTGGTCTCGATTCATCCCGCAGAGAAAAACTGCAATTGGTAGAAGAACTTAAAGCAAAGCGAAATTCAGCTTCGCAGGAAATCGGCAAACTTAAAAAAAACGGTCAAAATGCAGACGCGATTATGGCTGAGATGAAACAGGTCGGAGAAGAAATTAAAATATTAGATGATGAGTTGAAAGAAATAAATGAGAATCTTCAAGATAAAATGAAAAGATTACCGAACTTGCCTCATTTGTCCGTTCCAATTGGTAAAAGCGCCGAAGATAATGTTGAAGTAAGACAGTGGCTTCCGGAAGGATTTGAAAAATCTCCCGTAGAAAAACCCTTGAATCATTTAGAATTGGGAATGAAACTTGGCATATTGGATTTTGAACGCGGTGCAAAAATTTCAGGCTCCGGTTTTCCGGTTTACGTGGGTAAAGGCGCGACTTTAGAAAGAGCGTTAATTAATTTCATGCTGGATTATCATATTGAAAATCATGGCTATAAAGAAATATTTCCGCCGTTTATGGTAAATTCCGATTCAATGTATGGAACCGGACAATTGCCCAAAATGCAGGAAGATATGTATTATGCTGAACGCGATGATTTGTACATGATACCAACAGCTGAAGTGCCAGTAACAAACTTGCATAGAGATGAAATTTTGAACGAAGATCAATTGCCTGTTAATTATGTGGCTTATTCCGCTTGCTTTAGAAGAGAAGCCGGCAGTTACGGTAAAGAATCGAAAGGATTTTTAAGAGTGCATCAATTCAACAAAGTTGAAATGGTGAAAATTGTTAATCCCGAAGGCTCTTATAATGAATTGGAAAAATTGGTTTCAGATGCTCAAGATATTTTACAGGAGCTAAAGGTTCCTTACAGAATTTTAATGTTATGCAGCGGTGACTTAAGTTTTTCCGCGGCAAAATGTTACGACATTGAAACATGGTCTCCCGCGGAAAACAAATGGTTGGAAGCTTCATCATGCAGCAATTTTGAATCATTTCAGGCACGAAGAGCAAATATTAAATTCAGAAAAAAAGACGATAAAAAAATAGAGTTCGTACATACATTAAACGGCAGCGGATTGGCGACGAGCAGACTTATGGTATCCATATTGGAAAACAATCAAACTCCGGAAGGCAAAGTAATTGTTCCTAAAGTATTGCAAAAGTATACCGGATTTAATTTAATAGGATAA
- a CDS encoding YdeI/OmpD-associated family protein produces the protein MEIKYFPSTSDLRNWFEQNHEKEKELLLGFYKLHTKKPSVTWSESVDAAICFGWIDGIRKSINEESYYIRFTPRNPKSNWSAVNIEKFEKLTKAGLMHQKGIEAFNKKIAERSKIYSYERKNVKLSENLEDEIKKNKKAWKYFNDLPTSIKQISSHWIMSAKKEETKKSRLKILIESSEQNLRIPGLRR, from the coding sequence CTGGAAATTAAATATTTTCCTTCAACATCTGATTTAAGAAATTGGTTTGAACAAAATCATGAAAAGGAAAAAGAGCTATTGCTTGGTTTTTACAAATTACACACAAAAAAGCCAAGCGTAACTTGGTCGGAATCCGTAGACGCGGCAATTTGTTTCGGCTGGATTGACGGAATAAGAAAATCCATAAATGAAGAAAGTTATTATATCAGATTTACTCCTAGAAATCCTAAAAGTAATTGGAGTGCCGTAAATATTGAGAAATTTGAAAAACTTACCAAAGCAGGATTAATGCATCAAAAAGGAATTGAAGCATTTAACAAGAAAATAGCTGAAAGATCCAAAATTTATTCTTATGAAAGAAAAAATGTAAAGCTTTCTGAAAATTTGGAAGATGAAATTAAAAAGAATAAAAAGGCATGGAAATATTTCAACGATCTTCCGACATCAATAAAACAAATTTCATCGCATTGGATAATGAGCGCCAAAAAAGAGGAAACTAAAAAAAGTCGATTGAAAATTTTAATAGAATCTTCAGAACAAAATTTGAGAATACCGGGATTAAGAAGATGA
- a CDS encoding ABC transporter ATP-binding protein, with product MKSLFTLNKYFFKYKFTLILGLIFILCSNAAQVYIPILLKDSIDALQKNISHGLILKYSLLIVATAIFGGIFRFLIRTTIIIVSRKIEYDLRSDFWSHIQTLPTKFFQNNSTGNIMAHATNDISAVRMYIGPAVMYTLDNASKLIIVLILMLNLNTWLTIYALIPLPILSFFVYKLSKKIHTKFTRIQEKFSELTAKAQESFSGIRVVKSYVREKDELNQFTNLSGEYLNRNMDQVKIQAFFMPILFLISGISIIIVIWLGGTMVIEEKLTLGEIVAFVAYLSLLIWPVIAFGWVTNLIQQAAASMKRLLKIFGEVDDLKDPVNQSEFSGLEGEIEFKDVNFKYGERFPEVLKNINLKIPVGSSLAIIGHTGSGKTSLINLIPRLYDVSEGEILIDGINIKNMSRNILRKSIGLVPQETFLFSDTLFNNIAYGIENPDKSFIDEISEIAQLSKDIETFSNGYETILGERGITLSGGQKQRTSLARALAINPKILILDDSFSAIDTNTEEEILRRLKYYMKGRTSLIISHRISTVKNADKIIVLENGEIIEQGTHDELVNFNGIYADLNNKQLLEEELKEIV from the coding sequence ATGAAATCACTTTTTACACTTAATAAATACTTTTTCAAATATAAATTCACACTCATTCTTGGTTTGATATTTATACTTTGCTCAAATGCCGCGCAAGTATATATTCCCATTTTGCTTAAAGATAGCATTGACGCGCTTCAAAAAAATATTAGTCATGGTTTGATTTTAAAATATTCTCTTTTAATTGTAGCGACTGCAATCTTCGGTGGTATATTCAGATTTTTAATTCGCACAACAATTATAATAGTTTCTAGAAAAATTGAATATGATCTGCGCAGCGATTTTTGGTCACATATTCAAACGCTTCCCACAAAATTTTTCCAAAACAATTCTACGGGAAACATTATGGCGCACGCCACTAACGATATAAGTGCGGTAAGAATGTATATCGGTCCGGCCGTAATGTACACTTTAGATAATGCTTCAAAATTAATTATTGTTTTAATTCTGATGCTGAACTTAAACACATGGCTTACAATTTACGCATTGATCCCGCTGCCAATTCTCTCATTCTTTGTATATAAATTGAGTAAAAAAATACATACTAAATTTACAAGGATACAAGAAAAATTCAGCGAGCTTACTGCCAAAGCGCAGGAAAGTTTTTCGGGAATAAGAGTAGTAAAATCTTACGTTAGGGAAAAAGATGAGCTTAATCAATTCACAAATTTAAGCGGCGAATATTTAAATAGAAACATGGATCAAGTGAAAATTCAAGCATTCTTTATGCCTATTTTATTCCTAATATCTGGCATCTCAATTATAATTGTTATTTGGCTTGGCGGAACAATGGTTATTGAAGAAAAGCTGACTTTAGGAGAAATTGTTGCATTTGTTGCTTACTTAAGTTTACTGATTTGGCCGGTAATTGCATTCGGCTGGGTAACAAATTTAATTCAGCAGGCAGCCGCGAGTATGAAGAGATTGTTAAAAATTTTCGGTGAAGTAGATGATCTGAAGGATCCTGTTAATCAAAGTGAATTTTCCGGTTTAGAAGGTGAGATAGAATTTAAAGATGTAAATTTTAAATATGGCGAAAGGTTTCCGGAAGTTTTGAAAAATATTAACTTAAAAATTCCGGTTGGTAGCTCACTTGCAATTATTGGGCATACCGGAAGCGGTAAAACAAGTCTTATAAATTTAATTCCAAGATTATACGATGTATCGGAAGGTGAAATATTAATTGACGGCATTAATATTAAAAACATGTCTCGAAATATTTTGAGAAAAAGCATTGGACTCGTTCCTCAAGAAACGTTTTTATTTTCCGATACATTGTTCAATAACATTGCGTATGGAATTGAAAATCCCGATAAATCCTTTATCGATGAAATTTCTGAAATTGCCCAATTATCTAAGGATATAGAAACTTTTTCGAATGGATATGAAACAATACTTGGAGAGAGAGGAATTACTTTATCAGGCGGACAAAAGCAAAGAACCAGTCTGGCAAGAGCTTTAGCAATAAATCCCAAAATTCTAATACTTGACGATTCATTCTCTGCAATTGATACAAATACTGAAGAAGAAATATTAAGAAGACTGAAATATTATATGAAGGGAAGGACAAGTTTAATTATTAGTCATAGAATTTCAACGGTTAAAAATGCCGATAAAATTATTGTTTTAGAAAATGGTGAAATAATTGAACAAGGTACACACGATGAATTAGTTAATTTTAATGGAATTTATGCGGATCTAAATAACAAACAGTTACTCGAAGAAGAATTGAAAGAAATTGTATAA
- a CDS encoding ABC transporter ATP-binding protein: MAKEEEADEIKGKAYDSKLMKRLLAYAKPYKKYIVAGILLNILVAGLGPVRPYLTKIAIDDSIVHKDYHGLLIIILILFGALILQAAIQYSLTYYTQLMGQKIIYDLRIKLFEHIQKLSLKYFDKTPIGKIVTRVTNDVEALNELFSSGIITVFSDVFTIIWIFGFMFFMSWELALITLSVLPILFYATFLFRKKVREAYRKERKQLSRLNSYMQEHITGMNIVQVFNKERQEFKKFLKINTDYKEAIIKSIYYYAVFFPTVEILSSISIALIIWYGGGSVIQNTMTIGILFAFLQYTEMFFRPIRDLSEKYNIMQTAMAASERIFEVLDDKTIIVNPENPKSFNEFKGDVEFKNVTFAYNADEYVLKNVSFKIKPGETVAIVGATGAGKTSIISLLTRFYDIEKGEILIDGINIKELSKHELRRKISVVLQDVYLFSGNIKSNIGLNSDEISDKKIREAAKIVGADKFIERLPQKYNQEVKEKGSSLSVGQKQLISFARALAYDPQILILDEATSSIDTETEILIKNAIQNLLVGRTSIVIAHRLSTIQKADKIIVMHKGEIREMGTHQNLLSQKGIYYKLYQLQYKEQEIKV, from the coding sequence ATGGCTAAAGAAGAAGAAGCAGATGAAATAAAAGGTAAAGCTTACGATTCAAAATTAATGAAACGTTTGCTGGCGTACGCAAAACCATATAAAAAGTATATTGTCGCGGGAATACTATTAAATATTCTTGTCGCGGGACTTGGACCCGTTAGACCTTATCTTACAAAAATCGCAATTGATGATTCTATTGTACATAAAGATTATCACGGACTTTTAATAATAATTTTAATTTTGTTCGGAGCATTAATACTTCAAGCCGCAATTCAATATTCATTGACTTATTACACACAATTGATGGGGCAAAAAATCATTTATGATCTGCGTATTAAATTATTCGAACATATACAAAAATTATCATTAAAGTATTTTGACAAAACTCCTATCGGTAAAATTGTTACAAGAGTTACAAATGACGTTGAAGCATTGAATGAATTATTTTCATCCGGAATAATTACCGTATTTAGTGATGTGTTTACAATTATTTGGATTTTCGGATTTATGTTTTTTATGTCATGGGAATTAGCATTAATTACCTTATCTGTATTGCCGATTTTATTTTACGCGACTTTTCTTTTCCGTAAAAAAGTTAGAGAAGCATACCGAAAAGAAAGAAAACAATTATCGAGATTGAATTCCTACATGCAGGAACACATTACCGGAATGAATATAGTTCAGGTGTTTAACAAAGAAAGGCAAGAATTTAAAAAATTTCTTAAAATAAATACAGATTATAAAGAAGCTATTATTAAATCTATTTACTATTATGCAGTTTTCTTTCCAACGGTTGAAATACTTAGTTCAATTTCAATTGCATTAATAATTTGGTACGGCGGAGGAAGTGTAATTCAAAATACAATGACAATTGGAATTTTATTCGCGTTTCTTCAGTATACTGAAATGTTCTTCCGACCAATCCGCGATCTTTCCGAAAAATACAATATTATGCAAACGGCAATGGCGGCTTCCGAAAGAATATTTGAAGTGCTGGATGATAAAACAATTATTGTAAACCCTGAAAATCCAAAATCATTTAATGAATTCAAAGGTGATGTAGAGTTTAAAAATGTAACTTTTGCATATAACGCTGACGAGTATGTTTTAAAAAATGTTTCATTTAAAATAAAACCCGGTGAAACTGTTGCGATTGTTGGTGCTACCGGCGCGGGTAAGACGAGCATTATAAGTTTGCTTACAAGGTTTTATGATATTGAAAAAGGTGAAATATTAATTGACGGTATTAATATTAAAGAACTTAGCAAACATGAATTGAGAAGAAAAATATCAGTAGTACTTCAAGACGTTTATCTTTTTTCGGGCAATATTAAATCAAATATTGGATTGAACTCCGATGAAATTTCTGATAAAAAAATTCGGGAAGCTGCAAAAATTGTAGGCGCGGATAAATTTATTGAAAGACTTCCGCAAAAATATAATCAGGAAGTAAAAGAAAAAGGTTCATCACTTAGTGTTGGACAAAAACAGCTTATCTCTTTTGCGCGCGCTTTAGCATATGATCCGCAAATTTTAATTTTAGATGAAGCTACCTCAAGCATCGATACGGAAACTGAAATTTTAATTAAAAATGCGATTCAAAACTTATTAGTCGGCAGAACGTCAATTGTAATTGCGCATCGCCTTTCAACTATTCAAAAAGCAGATAAGATCATTGTTATGCATAAAGGTGAAATTAGAGAAATGGGAACTCACCAAAATTTGCTTTCTCAAAAAGGAATATATTATAAGTTGTATCAGCTTCAATATAAGGAACAGGAGATTAAAGTATAA